The window GTTCACCTGATCGGGTGGCTGCTTTGGCGGCCGTGGCCAGGATTGGCAAGCCTTGGGTGGTCCTGAACTTCGGTGACCTTCGTATCGAGGCACAAATGGCATTGGCGCAGGCGGGATTCTCCGCCGACACGCTCGATCGTCTCCCGCGGTTCCCTCCCGGCACGTCGTTCGGGGCCGACATCGACGCGGCGAACCGGGTGTTGCTGTCCGACGCCGCCGAGGAGGTGAAGCGCGCGGCGTTCCTGGACTGGGCGACCCGCCACCAGCCCTGCGTCTTCGGTCGGGTCGCGACCAAGTCCGGTGCGGCCGCGAAAGGCCTGGGCATGACGCTGTGCTGGATCGACGAGTCCACTATGGACGCGGGTCCCGACGCCGTGGCAGCGCGGATCGCGGCCGCCCGGCGGGACTGGAAGGACCAAGCCGCGAAGGGGGAGAGCAGCGCCTTCCTCATCATGTTCAACAGCGCGCGGCTCGCCCACGCGCGGCCGCGCCGAACTGGTGCGGGTCGCCGCCGACCTCGCCTCGCTCTACCTCGTGGAGTGGACGCCGGTCCGACCCGACGTCATCTACACCGAGGCGATCCCGCTGCGTGGATCCGACGGGATCGCGCGGCTGTTCAAGGGAAGCGTGCAGCTCTTCCACACCGGTGCGCACCTGCGCCGCCACCACGACCGCCGGATGCCCGGCGGGTTGCTGATCTCGGTCAACGGCCCCGGCCATTACGCCAACGCCCTGGTCGTGCGCGGGCTGTACGAAACCCTGACGGACGCCTCGACGTTCGTCCGCCGGATGGCCGCGCGGTCGATCGGCGCGGGTGGCCTGGGCAGCGACGACGCCCTGAGCACGACCTGGCACCGAGATACCTGTCCCGCTGACCGCGACACGGCCCGCTGGTTCTCGGCCGCCTACCACCTGGACGTGTTCGTCCACGGCTGGTTCCACGGAGCCGCCATAGCTGATCACGCGATGCACGACAACCCATGGCCCCCGGTGATTCCCGTCGACGCAGCGGACTTCAACTACTGACGGCCGCGGAAGAACGCCTGCAGGGGCTCGACATGACGATCGGGGCGGCGCCATTCGGCCAGCAAATCCTCCAACAGGTGCTGTTCCGCGACGAGCCTGCCGAATCGGTAGCACCGCACAACCGGATGGATGAACGCGCTCTCCGCGGCGCGTTCGGGTGCGGGATGCCGCTCGATGGCGAACACGTCAGGGTGATCCGCGCGACCCCAGCGCAGGGACACCGTGTACAGCGTCTCCTGATCGCCGAAACGGGTGATCGCGTAGTCCTCGGGAAGGTCCTCGTACCGGCGGAACTTCCTCCCGGACACGACCAAGGCGTCGCAGAGATATTCGAACTGGGTCCACAGCGCCGAACTCCAGTTGACCCGGTCCAACACCGCGTCGGTGAGCGACTCGGCGTCCAGCTTCACTTCCTCGTGGGGTAACGGGATGTCCAGGTAGCGCTCGGTCAGGATGCGGGACAGCGTGCGCAGGTTGTAGCGGAACCCGTCGATGAACGCCGAGGACGCGCGCTGGAAGTCGCGGGCCTGCGCGAGCGTGCCCGCGAAGTAGAGGCCGTCGATGTCCGTCGATCGCCAATCCTCGCGCAACGCCGGGATGCGGCCGTTGGGCGCCATGCTCGGGCGGCAGGAGTCGTCGAAGATGTCGGTGTCCATGCGGAATCCGGTGCAGCGCACGACCATGTCGTAGTCCAGCACCTCCTGCTCGCCTTGGGCGTGGGTGTAGGTGATCCACACCCGGAAGGCTCCGTCGACGGCCTCGATCCGATCGATCGTGCAGTCCAGCACCGAGTGCAGGGTCTTGAACTGGTAGTTGTCCAACAGGGCGCCGTACTGGCCGCGCACATGCCCGGGATGCTTGGTGTTCCACGACAGCCGCAGCGGATTCGGGCTGGCCAGGTGCACCATCTCCGCCTGGTCGAGCATCATCCGGTGCGCCATCTCGAACGCGGAGTTTCCCTTGCCGATGATCAGCACGCGCTTCCCGCGATAGGCGGCGCCGTCGGCGGGTGCGTCCTCGTAGCCGACGGCGTGACCGATGCCGGGAATGTCGGGCACGTTCGGCTTGCCCCAGCCGGTGGCCATGACAAGGCATTCGGCGGAGACGCACCCGTCGTCGGTCTCGACCACGAACCCAGCCCCGTCCCGCCGCACCTTCCGCACGGTCGTCGCGAACCGCACCTGTGGCACCTGCCGTGTCTGGAAATCGGCCAGGTAGCGCACCATGTCGTCGGCGTGCGGGTAGTAATCGTCGCTGTACTCAGGAAACAGCGGCCCGGCGGGATCGCTGAGCAGTGAGTTCCAGTCCCAGCGCAGCTTGCGCTCAGGGTCATCGCTGCGCACGTGCGCCTTGTTGAGGGAGATCAGCCGACGCTGCCGGGGAAACCGCTCGAAGAACGCCCCAGGCGCATCTGCACGGTCGACCACCAGATAGTCGGCACCGGCGCGCTGCAACCAGTGCCCCAACTGCAGACCGCCGGGCCCCGCTCCCACGATGACAAACTGGTGGCGCTCCACCACAACCCCCTTCACCGCGGGCACTGTCACGCCCACACTGGCCCCGAAGGGTATTGCGTGCGTCGATCTTTCTGGACGGCGATGACACCGACGCCCAGGCTCGACTAGACGCGGCTCCTGCGCACGAGCAGCGTGCCGAGCAGCAGGGCGACGAACGCGCCCGCGATGACCAGGTATGCGGGGGACTGGCTGTCCTCCTCCGGCGGTACCGCCGCGGCGAGCGCCGGGTCCATCACGATCATGTCGTCCTCGCTTACCGTCTCGCTTGGCGGCGCGCTGGTGGTCGAGCTGGTCGCCGACGTCGACGATGGACGGGCGCTGGTGGTGGTCTTGGCGGGCGCTGACGGCTTGGCGGGCGCGGCGACCGCGTCCGGGCCGATCCCGATCCTGACCTCGGCCGAGGTGGCGCCCGCGGCGACCACGGTGACCGAGATGTCGTTGGCGACAAGCGAACTTCCCACCGGGACGGAGTTGTCGGCCTCCGCGGTCGTCTGCGGGCTCCCGTCGATGATCCGGGCGGACCCGTACTTGCCCGCGGGCACCCGGTAGACGTTCACACCTTGGGTGATCCCGACGTCGACGCCCATGCCGGGCACGCGGTACTCGACCATGAGCCGGTCGCCACCTGGCAGCGGCAGGTCGACCGCCCGGGTGCCGCGCACGGATCCCGGCGCGTGCAGAGCGACGAGTTCGACGTTCGCGGTCGCCGCCGGGGTGACCACCTTGTCGGCGGCCAGCCACTTCACTTTGGTCAGTTCCGGTGCGCTGTAACCGGTTTTGGATCCGCCGCCGCCCATCGGCGTGCGCTTGCTGTGGCCGTCGCCCGTGCGGCAGCCCGTGACCACGCCCGGCGGGCAGATGTCGCGGCCCTGGTGGCTGAAGCCGAGGTTGTGGCCGAGTTCGTGCGCCAGGGTCGACGCGCCGATGTGCTCGACGGGGTACCAGGAGCGCTTGCCGGGCACCTCCGCGAGTCCGCCCCAGGCGCAATCCGCCTTGGCGCCGGGGAAGATCACCGCGAGGTCGTCGTAGGGGATGCCCTCGAGAGCGGCCTCGGCCTTGGCGGTCAGCGGTTTCATGTCGCACTTGGACGCGACGTCGACGGTGATCGGCCCGTGCACCTTGCCGCCCGCCAGGGTCATCGTGCGCTGACCGTGGCTCTGCGCGGCGTGGTACTTGGCGACCGAGTCCGGGTTCTCGATGAAGAGGTCGACCAGCTTCTCCTTGACCGCGGGCACGTCGTCGATCGTCTGGTCACTGAAGTTGACCAGGATGACGGCCATCTTTCTCGCCGCGGGCTGGGCTGCGACCGGGCCCGGCGCGCAGAGGAACGCGAACCCGAGGGCGCAGGCAACGGCAAGAGGCTTCAGGAGCGGCGAAGTCACGATCAGCGAGCATACATGCGCACTAACCAATGATTTCGATCATGTTCATTCAGTACGCACCATGTGCACGCACAGCGCGCTCCAAAATCCTTCGAAGAAAGTTTGGGAGAGCTGTCGGATCGGGGTGGTGGTGTTCGTAGGAGGGGTGAGGCCGCCGCAACGGGGCGGCGCCAAGGTGAAGGAACCGCGATCATGAAGCTGACGACCATCTGGTCAAGTCGCGGGTCAACGCCAAGGGCGTGACGATCCAGGTCACCCGCCCGGCCGGGCGCCCGCGGTATGCGGCGGCCTGAGTCCCTGACCACCGAAGCACAGGAGATGAGTTCAGATGCAGTACTTGGTATCCGTGATCGACGACAAGAGCAATCCGGGCAGCACGGACCGGCACCCCGCCATCAGCGCGTTCAACGAGCGGCTGATCGCCGAGGGCTACTGGGTCTTCGCCGGCGGACTCGCCGACACCGACGCGGCCACGGTCATCGACAACCGGGGCGACCAACCGGTGTTCAGCGACGGACCGTTCGTGGAGTCCAAGGAGTACCTCGCGGGCGTCTGGGTGTGGGAGGCCCCCGATCTGGACGTGGCGCTCAAGCTCGCCGCCGAGGCCTCCAAGGTCTGCGACCGGAAGATCGAGGTACGGCCGTTCCAGTGAGCGACGTGGAAGCAGCGATCACCCGAGCCCATCACGACGAGTGGGCGCGGGTGATCGCCGCCCTGACCAGGCGCTTCGGCGACCTCGACCTCGCCGAGGAGGCGGCGGCCGAGGCGTTCGCGACCGCCGTCGAACGATGGCCCGCCGACGGCGTGCCGCCCAACCCCGGCGCCTGGCTGACCACCACCGCCAACCGCAAGGCCATCGACCGGATCCGGCGCGAGAACAAGCGCGACGACAAGCACAAGGAGGCTCGGCTGGTGTACGACGACGACCCGCCCGAGCGTCCCGGCGCCATCGACGACGACCGGCTCCGGCTGATCTTCACCTGCTGTCACCCGGCGCTGGCGATGGACACCCGCGTGGCGCTGACGCTGCGCATGGTCGGCGGTCTGACCGTGCCCGAGATCGCCCGTGCCTTCCTGGTGGCCGAGAACACCATGGGGCAGCGGATCACCCGAGCGAAAGCCAAGATCAAGGCGGCTCGCATCCCCTATCGGCTGCCGTCCGCGGAGGATCTGCCCGCTCGTGTCTCCGGCGTCCTCGCCGTGCTGTTCCTCGTCTTCAACGAGGGCTACCTCGCGACCGGCCCCGACACCGGCCCCGTGCGACACGACCTGACCGCCGAGGCGATCCGGCTCACCCGCCTGATCCGCGCGCTCCTGCCGCGCGACGGGGAAGTGGCCGGGCTGCTGGCGCTGATGCTGCTCACCGAGTCCCGCCGCACTGCCCGGATCTCGGCGACCGGGGAACTGGTCGCGCTCGACGAGCAGGACCGCGGGGCCTGGGACGCGGACATGATCGCCGAGGGCCACCGGCTGGTGCGCGAGCGCCTCGCTGCGGGGGTGGCTCCGGGCCGCTACCAGATCCTCGCCGCGATCAACGCCGTGCACACCTCCGCCCGCGACGTCCGCGACACCGACTGGTCACAGGTCCTCGCCCTCTACGACCAGCTCGTCCGCCTCGACCCCTCGCCGATCATCGCCCTCAACCGGGCCATCGCCGTGGCCGAACTCGACGGGCCGGAGGTGGCACTGGCCATCGTCGACCGCCTCGCCGAGGCGTTGGCCGGCTATCACGCCTACCACGCCACCCGCGCCGACCTGCTGCGCAGGCTGGGCCAAAGCAGGCAGTCACGTGCGGCCTACGACAAGGCCATCGAGCTGGCGGGCAACACCGCCGAGACCGCCTACCTGACCCGCCGCCGCGACCAGTTGGGGTAGCGCGGATCAGCCGGCTCTTCCGGCCTCAATGGCGGCGAACAGTCCGGCGGGTGTCTCAGTCGTCACCCACTCGGCGCTCTGCCTTATCTGGTCGCTGTCGCGCGCACCGGCCACGACGCACGCGACCACCGGATGCTCAAGGGGGAACCGCATCGCCGCGTGCGGCAGAACCGTGCCATACGCGGTGCAGGTCGTGGCGGCCGCGCGGGCCGCGGCGAGGACCTTCGCGGGTGCCTGCTCGTAGTCGAAGCGCGCGTCGTCCGCGGGCCACGGCCGGGCCAGCAGCCCCGAGTTGAACGGCGCGGCCGCGGCCACCGAGACGCCCCGTTCGCCGCAGGCTGCCAGCAGGGGAGCCGCCGAGCGGTCGAGCAGGGTCCAGCGCCCGGCGACCATGACGACGTCGACATCGGTCTCGGTCACGAAGCGCAGCAAGGGATCCACGTAGTTCATCCCGGCGCCGATCGCGCCGATCACGCCCTGGTCCCGCAGGTCCACCAGAGCCGGGATCGCTTCGCCGATCGCGGTGTCCATGTGGTCGTCGGGGTCGTGGACGTAGACGATGTCGACGCGGTCGAGGCCGAGCCGGATCAGGCTGGCCTCCAGGCTGCGGCGCACGCCGTCGCCGGAGTAGTCCAGTTCCCGGGTCAGCGCGTCGTCCACGGCGAACGCGCCCGCGGCGAGGTCCGACCCGGTGGGCGAGGGGTTGGGCACGAGCAGCCTGCCGACCTTGGTGGACACGGTGAACCGGTCGCGCGGGCGATGGGCGAGCGCCTCCCCGAGGCGGCGCTCGGACAGGCCGAGCCCGTAGTGCGGCGCCGTGTCGAAGTAGCGCACACCGCCGTCCCACGCGGTGTCGATGGCGGCCAGAGCGGTCTCGTCGTCTACGGGGTGGAACAGGTTGCCGATCGGCGCGGCGCCGAAACCGAGTTCGGTGACCTCGACCTTGGTGCGGCCAAGCCGGTTCGCCTTCATGCGCCCAGCCCATACCAGCGCACGGCGGTTCCGCCGAAGACTTCGGCCCGCTCGTCCTCGCTGAGCTGGGCTGTCAGCTCCTCGGTGACGGTGAGCACCTCGTCGTAAGTGGCGGCCAGTAGGCACACGGGCCAGTCCGAGCCGAACATGACCCGGTCCGGCCCGAAGGACGACAGCGCGTGCTCGGCATAGGGCAGAAGGTCGTCCGTCGTCCAGTCGGGGCGCGCCTCGGTGACGAGCCCGGACAGCTTGACCGCGACGTTCGGCAGGGTGGCCAGTTCGCTGAGGTCACCGCGCCACGGCTCGGTCTCGCCGAGCGCGATCGGCGGCTTGCCCGCGTGGTCGAGCACGAAACTCAGCTCCGGCAGTGCGCGGGCGGTGTCGATGGCGGCGGGGAGTTGCGAGCTGGTCACCAGCAGGTCGAAAACCAGTCCGGCGGCCGCCACGGCGGCAAGTCCGCGACGAACCTCGGCGCGGCACAGCCACTTGTCGTCCGGTTCGCCTTGCACCTGGTGCCGGATGCCGACCAGCCACTTCCCGCCCGGTCCTGCCCGCAGTTCGTGGAGCCGGTCGGCGACGTCCGGGGCGGTGAGGTCCACCCAGCCCACGACCCCCGCGATCTCCGCGGTGTCCTCAGCGAGCTGAAGGAACTCGGGGGTCTCCTCGGCCACCGTGATCGTCTGCACCAGCACGGTCGCGTCGATCCGGTTGGCCCGCAGGCAGGGTGCGAGGTCCGCGAAGTCGAAGGACCGCCGCAGCCGGGGCAGCTCGCTGGTCCAGGGCTGGTCGCGGACAGCGAGATCCCAGACGTGGTGGTGGGCGTCGACGCGCATGTGAGTCCTTGTGGGGAGTCAGGATGGTGTGGAGTCGGGTCGATCGGGCCTGAACCGGATGACCGAGGCGGTGCGGCGGGCGGTCATGGGCGGTGTTCGCTCAACCGGGCGCGGGCCAGGTCGAGGTGGGTTGTCATGGCCGCGTGCGCGGCCTCCGGGTCGCGGGCGGTGATGGCCTCGGCGATGGCGCGGTGCTCGGCGAGGGTCGCGCGGCCCTGGTCGGTGGTGTAGCGGAGCCGGAAGAGGCGCAGGTGGCAGTGGGTGCGGGTGAAGGCGTGCACGACCTCGCCGTTGCCGGAGAGCTCGGCGATGAGCTGGTGGAAGCGTTCGTCCTGCGCGGCGAGTTCGCGATAGGCGGCGTAGTCGTCGCCCGCGGGGACCGCGGTGACCGAGTCCAGTTCCGTCCACAACACGGCCAGGCCCGCGTCGTCGATCCGCTGGGCGGCTCGCGCCGCCGACCACGGCTCGATCAGGCCGCGGAACTCGAACAGGTCCTCGAGCTGGTCGGCGGTCAGCAGGGGAGTGGTCGAGTAGCCGCGCAGCGGCTCCTTGCGCACCAGTGACTCCGACTCCAGCCGGACCAGCGCCTCCCGAACCGGAGTGGAGGAAACCCGCAGGTCACGGGCGAGCTGGTCGATGCTCAACCGGCCCTCGGGTGGGATGACGTCATCCATGATGAGCGCCTTGATGCTCTCGTAGACGTCCTCGGTGAGGCTCTGCCGAGGCGGCAGCGGCGAGATTCCGGAGCCCTTCCCGACTGCGGGCTCGCGCGCGGTGCTCATCGGACTCCTCCCGTGCCATGGCGATCGCGACAGATCAAGCTACCTCAGGAATCGCACATCGTGCACGATGCAGGAAGGTGCGCCGGGGTCACTGCTCCTCGAGGTGCGCGCGGAGCGCTCGGACCCGGTCTTCGCACACCGGGGAATCCCAGCCGGACCGCACCAGGCCACCGACATGGATCGCGTCGACCCCCATCGCCCGCAGCGCCGGGACATGCTCGGTCCGCAGGCCGCCGCCCGCCAGCAGCCTGACCCCCGTCGGCGGTCGCGCCGCCCGGTCGGCGAGCACGGGAAGGCCAGTGGGCACCCCCGCGGCCGATCCCGCCGTCAGGACGAAGTCGAGGCCGGGCAGGCCGTGCAGCGCCGACCACGCCGACTCCTGGTCGGCGGCGTGGTCGATGGCCCGGTGGAAGGTCCACCGCGCCCCGCCCAGCGCCTCGACGAGGGCCGTGGTGGCCTCGACGTCGATCCGGCCGTCGGCGGTGAGGAAACCGAGAACGAACTCGTCCGCGCCCGCCGCACGCAGGTCCTTCGCCGTTCGCGCAAGGCAGGCGACCCCTTCGCGATCGATGGTGAAGCCTTCGCGGTCGCGCAGCATCACGCGCAGCGGGAGGTCCACCGCCGACCGCATCCGCTCTACCAGGCGGGCCGCCGGGGTCAGTCCGTCGGCCGCCATGTCGCTGACCACCTCGACCCGGTCGGCGCCACCGCGTTCGGCCGCGCGGGCGTCGGCCACGGTCAGCGCGATGACCTCGAGCAGGCAGCCGGTCACGCGATCCTCCTTCACCGAAACAATGGTTTAGACCATAATGGATCAGACCATAGTGTGATTTCGGGCCAGATTCCTCCGTTCGACCGTTGATTGTGTGTGAAGTTGTCCATACGCTCGCCCAATCACACAACTTCATGCAGGGCTGATGGAGGAACCATGCGACTGGCACGTGGCCTGATGGCACTGGCGCTGATAGCCCCCGTCCTGGGCGGTGTGTCCGCCGTGCCTGCCGCGGCCGCCACGTC is drawn from Actinokineospora alba and contains these coding sequences:
- a CDS encoding NAD(P)-binding domain-containing protein, which gives rise to MGAGPGGLQLGHWLQRAGADYLVVDRADAPGAFFERFPRQRRLISLNKAHVRSDDPERKLRWDWNSLLSDPAGPLFPEYSDDYYPHADDMVRYLADFQTRQVPQVRFATTVRKVRRDGAGFVVETDDGCVSAECLVMATGWGKPNVPDIPGIGHAVGYEDAPADGAAYRGKRVLIIGKGNSAFEMAHRMMLDQAEMVHLASPNPLRLSWNTKHPGHVRGQYGALLDNYQFKTLHSVLDCTIDRIEAVDGAFRVWITYTHAQGEQEVLDYDMVVRCTGFRMDTDIFDDSCRPSMAPNGRIPALREDWRSTDIDGLYFAGTLAQARDFQRASSAFIDGFRYNLRTLSRILTERYLDIPLPHEEVKLDAESLTDAVLDRVNWSSALWTQFEYLCDALVVSGRKFRRYEDLPEDYAITRFGDQETLYTVSLRWGRADHPDVFAIERHPAPERAAESAFIHPVVRCYRFGRLVAEQHLLEDLLAEWRRPDRHVEPLQAFFRGRQ
- a CDS encoding metallopeptidase domain-containing protein; this translates as MTSPLLKPLAVACALGFAFLCAPGPVAAQPAARKMAVILVNFSDQTIDDVPAVKEKLVDLFIENPDSVAKYHAAQSHGQRTMTLAGGKVHGPITVDVASKCDMKPLTAKAEAALEGIPYDDLAVIFPGAKADCAWGGLAEVPGKRSWYPVEHIGASTLAHELGHNLGFSHQGRDICPPGVVTGCRTGDGHSKRTPMGGGGSKTGYSAPELTKVKWLAADKVVTPAATANVELVALHAPGSVRGTRAVDLPLPGGDRLMVEYRVPGMGVDVGITQGVNVYRVPAGKYGSARIIDGSPQTTAEADNSVPVGSSLVANDISVTVVAAGATSAEVRIGIGPDAVAAPAKPSAPAKTTTSARPSSTSATSSTTSAPPSETVSEDDMIVMDPALAAAVPPEEDSQSPAYLVIAGAFVALLLGTLLVRRSRV
- a CDS encoding YciI family protein, whose protein sequence is MQYLVSVIDDKSNPGSTDRHPAISAFNERLIAEGYWVFAGGLADTDAATVIDNRGDQPVFSDGPFVESKEYLAGVWVWEAPDLDVALKLAAEASKVCDRKIEVRPFQ
- a CDS encoding RNA polymerase sigma factor; this translates as MSDVEAAITRAHHDEWARVIAALTRRFGDLDLAEEAAAEAFATAVERWPADGVPPNPGAWLTTTANRKAIDRIRRENKRDDKHKEARLVYDDDPPERPGAIDDDRLRLIFTCCHPALAMDTRVALTLRMVGGLTVPEIARAFLVAENTMGQRITRAKAKIKAARIPYRLPSAEDLPARVSGVLAVLFLVFNEGYLATGPDTGPVRHDLTAEAIRLTRLIRALLPRDGEVAGLLALMLLTESRRTARISATGELVALDEQDRGAWDADMIAEGHRLVRERLAAGVAPGRYQILAAINAVHTSARDVRDTDWSQVLALYDQLVRLDPSPIIALNRAIAVAELDGPEVALAIVDRLAEALAGYHAYHATRADLLRRLGQSRQSRAAYDKAIELAGNTAETAYLTRRRDQLG
- a CDS encoding aldo/keto reductase produces the protein MKANRLGRTKVEVTELGFGAAPIGNLFHPVDDETALAAIDTAWDGGVRYFDTAPHYGLGLSERRLGEALAHRPRDRFTVSTKVGRLLVPNPSPTGSDLAAGAFAVDDALTRELDYSGDGVRRSLEASLIRLGLDRVDIVYVHDPDDHMDTAIGEAIPALVDLRDQGVIGAIGAGMNYVDPLLRFVTETDVDVVMVAGRWTLLDRSAAPLLAACGERGVSVAAAAPFNSGLLARPWPADDARFDYEQAPAKVLAAARAAATTCTAYGTVLPHAAMRFPLEHPVVACVVAGARDSDQIRQSAEWVTTETPAGLFAAIEAGRAG
- a CDS encoding amidohydrolase family protein, encoding MRVDAHHHVWDLAVRDQPWTSELPRLRRSFDFADLAPCLRANRIDATVLVQTITVAEETPEFLQLAEDTAEIAGVVGWVDLTAPDVADRLHELRAGPGGKWLVGIRHQVQGEPDDKWLCRAEVRRGLAAVAAAGLVFDLLVTSSQLPAAIDTARALPELSFVLDHAGKPPIALGETEPWRGDLSELATLPNVAVKLSGLVTEARPDWTTDDLLPYAEHALSSFGPDRVMFGSDWPVCLLAATYDEVLTVTEELTAQLSEDERAEVFGGTAVRWYGLGA
- a CDS encoding GntR family transcriptional regulator, which translates into the protein MSTAREPAVGKGSGISPLPPRQSLTEDVYESIKALIMDDVIPPEGRLSIDQLARDLRVSSTPVREALVRLESESLVRKEPLRGYSTTPLLTADQLEDLFEFRGLIEPWSAARAAQRIDDAGLAVLWTELDSVTAVPAGDDYAAYRELAAQDERFHQLIAELSGNGEVVHAFTRTHCHLRLFRLRYTTDQGRATLAEHRAIAEAITARDPEAAHAAMTTHLDLARARLSEHRP
- a CDS encoding copper homeostasis protein CutC, with amino-acid sequence MKEDRVTGCLLEVIALTVADARAAERGGADRVEVVSDMAADGLTPAARLVERMRSAVDLPLRVMLRDREGFTIDREGVACLARTAKDLRAAGADEFVLGFLTADGRIDVEATTALVEALGGARWTFHRAIDHAADQESAWSALHGLPGLDFVLTAGSAAGVPTGLPVLADRAARPPTGVRLLAGGGLRTEHVPALRAMGVDAIHVGGLVRSGWDSPVCEDRVRALRAHLEEQ